The region GGCATCTGCCGAAACTGACAGAATCAAGCACCTCCACTTTCTGGTATTTTGAGTGGCCGTGAAAGAGGATGTCCTTCACAGCGAATTGCTGGACGATATCAGGGGTGATAAATTCAATGAACCATGTCGAAGGGACTGTTTCCATTGATCAGGCTCCCCTACTCAATTCCACGATGGATGGATTCCGGGACCCCAATTTGTCGATGAGGACCTTGGCTGCTTTTTCCGGTTCAAACGAATCGGTATGAGTGAAGATATCTACCGCCGCATAACCATACTCAGGCCATGTGTGAATGCACACATGAGAGCCACTGGCCAGCACCAATCCGCTTACCCCTTGAGGGGAGAACTGGTGGAAGGACTCTCCCAGCGTGCCTTCTTGAGTATCCTGAAATATGGATGAGAGCGCCGCCCTCAGAAATTCCAGATCGTCAAGCACGTCCTCACTGCAATCTTTCAGGTCCAAAAGGAAGTGCTTCCCAAGAGTGTGCAATCTGCGCCTCCAACTGTTCTATTATAGAGCAAGTGCAGGGTTTTCTCAAATTGAAGCGATCATGCAAAAGCCGCGCTTGATTCTTGTCAGCTCACCCATGC is a window of Dehalococcoidia bacterium DNA encoding:
- the speD gene encoding adenosylmethionine decarboxylase — its product is MHTLGKHFLLDLKDCSEDVLDDLEFLRAALSSIFQDTQEGTLGESFHQFSPQGVSGLVLASGSHVCIHTWPEYGYAAVDIFTHTDSFEPEKAAKVLIDKLGSRNPSIVELSRGA